The Thermodesulfatator atlanticus DSM 21156 genome contains the following window.
CAAGGGTAAAGGTGTCGTCAGAGACATAGAAGAAATTTACGCCCTTGCGGTAGAGGCGCTCTAACTGCTCTACAAAATATGCTGGAGAATGAAACCTCACCTTGCGTTTCCAAAACCTTGGGGAGCCGCAAAAAACACAATTCCACGGGCATCCACGCGAAGAAATAACATGTTGAAAGGTGAAATAGCGCGCAGGGTCAGGCAAGGTGTCTATATTCGGACAAAAATCGGCAGTTGTTAAAAGGTGTGGCTTTCCGTTAACACGGGTGGCAATCCCCGGAATTTTAGCAAGGGATGACGAAGGCTCTTGAGCAGCAAGCCCTTCAACCAGGGAAAGAAAAGCGCTTTCGCCTTCTCCCACGATCACGTAATCAATCTCTGGAAAGTGGGTAAGGAGGTGTTCCCAGAGAAAAGTGGCCCCTAAGCCTCCGAAAACAATGGGGACATCTGGAAGAGCTTCCTTGGCCACTTTGGCAAGGTCAATGCCTCCCCAGCGGTTGGCGTTAAAGATAGAAAAGCCAATAAGATCAGGGCGCTTTTGGCGAAAATATTCTCGCGCCTTGAGAAGATCTTTGAAGTTATACCAGTTAAGAATTTCTACCTCGTGGCCTTTTTCCTTTAGGACTGCGGCGAGATAGTAAAGCCCTATGGGAAGGGGCTTAACGTCGTAATCTTTTGGGCGTTCATTTAAAAAATACGGGTAAACAAAAAGTATTTTCATCTCTTTGGGATCAATTTTTGGTATAAGCAATCATGAGACCTTTGCAAAATCATCGGGATCAGTGTTGCCGGTACAAGCGTAAGGGATCCGTTCCCATTTTTCGGAACGAAAAAGAGGAACGGATCCTCTAACGGGCCTTAAGAGAAGGTATTTTGCAAAGGTCTCAATCATGATCAATAAACTTCAGGGATAAGTCTTTAAGTTTTTTCATGAAGGATTATAACGTAATCCTTCTCTCATTGTCATCTTGGGCATTTTCTGCTTTTTCGTCCTGGGCCCCAGGCGAAGAATCCACAGATGGAATCCGCAGGCGAAGCATCCATTGCGATTGTTAAGTTTTGAATGGTTGCACCTAAACGCCAAAGACCTTATAGTCAGGTCCTATGAATATTGAGAGCTTACGAGAGGCCTGGGCCCAAATTATTGCTCACAAATGGCTTGGCGCGCTTTTGGTAATCTTTCTTTATCTCATCCTGGCCAAGATAGTTGATCTTATTTTCGTGAAGGGATTAAAACGCCTGGCCTCACTTACTAAGATTACTTTTGATGATGCCATTTTACGCTTTTTGCATTGGCCGGTAGTTTTAAACGTGGCCCTTTTGGGGCTTGCCCACGCAACCTATATCTTAAATCTTGGCTCGCGCTTCGAGTTTATTGTCCAAAACCTGATTAAGACCATCATTTGTCTTATCTGGACAGTAACCGCTTTTAGGTTTGTCAGATGGCTCACCAAACGCAAAGGGTATTTTGCCGAGCGTTTTGGGCATCTTGGTGCCGATATCCTGGTACTTCTTAAAAACATCGCCTACGTAATCATTTTTGTTACTGCCTCTTTTATCATCTTAAGCATCTGGAACGTAAACATAACGCCTCTTCTTGCCTCGGCGGGTATTGTTGGTGTGGCGGTAGCTCTTGCTGCGCGGGAGACCCTTGCCAACTTTTTTGGGGGCATTTCGCTATTTCTTGACCGAACCTACAAGGTGGGTGATTACATCATCCTTGATTCTGGTGAGCGAGGCGAAGTGATTGACGTAGGTATTCGTTCAACCCGCATTCGCACCCGAGACGACATCATCATCACCATCCCTAACTCCATTATGGCAAATTCAAAGATAATAAACGAAAGTGCCCCTGAGCCCCGTTTTAGATTGCGGGTGCCGGTGGGAGTGGCCTATGGTTCAGACCTTGAAAAAGTAGAAAAAGTCCTTCTAGAGCTTGTTAAGGCTGCTCCTCACGTAGAAAAATTCCCAGAGCCCAGGGTGCGTTACCGCAACTTTGGTGATTCTTCGATAAATTTGGAACTTCTTTGCTGGGTGGATGATCCCAGGCACAAAGGCCCTGCCATGCATCACCTTATCAAACGTATCCACGAGCGCTTTTCCGAAGAAGGCATCACCATCCCCTTTCCCCAGCGCGACGTGCATCTTTATCCTGCGGAAGAATCGCCCAAAGAAAACTAGATTTTTTCGAGCATTTCTTTGGCCGGGGCACAAAAGATATAATCGCCTTGAACTTCTTGCCAGTTACCCGTGAGGCGGCCAAGTTTTTTGTGGTAAAAGATGGTGCGGTATTCCACACGCTCATTTTCCCTGTCGTGGTAAATAACCGTCTGGGCCAAGGGTTCACCTTGGGTTACCGAAATCTTTAAAGGAGCATGGTCAACAAAGGTTTTTCCGAAACGCCGATAACGTAATTCCACCACCACACGGCTGATCCCAAGGCTTTTAAGCTCTTCGATATCAGCTTCGGCCTCGATTACTCTAGGGCGAACCGGTGCGGCAAGGGTCACGGCCATGATGTCTCCAGGGGCCCATTTGGGCTCACGGGGAAAAAGATAGCCACCGCGTAAGCTCCACTGCACGGCATACCGGAAGATAGGGCCTTCTTCTGGAAGCTTTCCAAGGCTTGCAAAAGTGAGCGTGGCCGTTTGGCCGTGTTCTTCGAGATATTTGCGGTCAATGGTGATCTGGTCTTCAAAAGGCGGATGGCCTGGTCTTGGAACCTGGACTAGCACCGTGGCGTAATTGACCATCTTCTTGAAGATGTCATAGGCCTCGTTGTCAATCACAAAACGAATTTCGCGTCTTTTGAAGAAGGGATCGTCAAGGTTTACCTCTGCCACCAGGCGGGGGTCATTTTTGAATTTTTTGTACCAGGTTGCTACGTTTCCGGTCATGAGATGAGAATCATAGCGAGCACTTACTTTGCGCAAATCAATCGTTACGCGCCCTTTACGCCTGATATCTTTGGCCTGCAAAATATAGGCCTTATAGCCTCGCACTTTTTTAGCTGTTTTGCGCTGTTCTTCAGAAAGTTCTATTTTTTCTGGTTCAGTCTTTTCTCCTAGGGCCTCAGCCATAGTGCGTTGCATGTTGAAAAACTCCTCAAGGACTATCTTATGAAGCCCCATTTCCACTATCTCTTTGTCTGCCTCAGGCATCTGGTCTATCTCAATCTTTACCACCCCGTTGCTGCTTAAGAAGTCGATAAAATGCTGCTTTTCGGTTTCGGTAATGTAAGTATGGGAACTGCGATTAAAGATGTTGTACCACTTCGGGTCCCAGTATCTTTTCTTGTTGACTTGCCTTTTGTACATCAAATCCTGGCGGATTTGGTGGTAGCGATCATAGTCTATGGTCACTTTGGCACGATAAGCGGGAATTTTGGTAAGGTAACGTAGTTCAAACTCTACTGAGATTTGAGAAGTGGGAAGCTCAAGGCTTTTTTCTAAAAGAGTTGCTCCGTAGGCGCTAAGCCTTGCAGCTACTGCTACTTTTTGCCCTTCCATAACCGGGGCTTTGCCGCTGGTAATGATGTGTGAAGTAAAGCCTTTGTCTTCAAAAATGGCCGAGATAACGCGAAAGCTATTCCCTTCTGCGGTGTTTTCAAGCGGTACCGCGCCTTTGAGCACAGCCCCTTTAACGCGGGCCTTGAATTTGCGTTCGAGTTCCTTTTTTTGTTCGGGACTTAAGCCAAATTCCACTAAAAAGTGAAGCACGGCGCCTTCAACGCCGCCTTGTTCTTTGCTTTTATCTGATACAAACTTGATTAGCGAAAACTGGGGCACCCCTCGGGCATCCCGGGCAATATGGGGGCTTGTGGGGAGATAATACCAGTTGCGGGAAATGACATTGGGATCTACTGTTGCTGCCGGATAGCAGCGCACCACCGTGCCGTCACTTAACGTAATGTCCACGTATTTTCCGTAGCGAACCCCTAGGGTTTCTTTAACTTCCTTTTGGGAGGGGATAACCACCTGGTTTGGAATGTTAAACTTGGGTGGGAATTTAAGTTGAAATGGCCCTGCATAACTTATCCCGGCTATCAACCAAAATAAAAGGCTCAAAAATGCTAATTTGTTTCTCATAATGCCTCCTGAAAAGTTGTTATTCTGGGGGGCTGAGAAAAAGATAGCCCTCTTCAAGTGTTTGCCAGTCTTTTTTTATGCGCTGGCCGTCGCTATAAAACCAGGAAACCTGATATTCCAGGGTGGCCTTTGGATCCAAAAACAGAATGAATTCGCTTAGGGATTCTCCATCAGAGGCCTTGAGCACTGCCAGTCGTTTGATGACTTTTTGGCCAAATAGCTTGTAGCGTACCATGATCACTGCTGCGCGCACCCCAAAGTCTTCAAAGGCAAGGCGGTCGGCGTCAACCGTAAGGTCAAAGCGCTTAAGAGGTGGGGCTAGTGTGATGATGGGGGCATCGGTTTCCTGCCACGTAGATTCAAATTGGTGATGGCCTTTTAAATCCCAGGAAGTTTTATAGGCGTATTTGAGCCAGCCGGCATCTTTTTGGCCAAGCCTTGCGTAGCGCCAGCTTTTAGAAAACTTCCCTTGGCGAAGGTCTTCCCTGGTGAAAATGAGCTCTCCAGTGGCTTCTTCATGGTTGGGATAGGTCTTTTTCAGGGTGACACTGGCAAAGTTAATAAGACTTTCAAAGGCCTGGACAAAGTCTCCATCAATCCGAAAAAAGACCTCTCTTTTTTGAAAAGCAGGGTCAGCGAGATTTACCACCTTAAATAATCTGGCATCTTCGTGATAAACCGCGTAAAAACCAGAGAGATTTCCAGCGGTGTCGTAAGGGACTTTGATAACCGTGCGCCGGGTAAGGTTTATGCTAAAGACCCCTCGACTTATGTCCTTGCGTTCTTTTAGGACAAATTGGTTGTCGGTGTAGTATTTTTGGTTGCCGGTGCTGGTAAAAAGTCGTGCCAGCCAGCCCTTTTTTTGGCGTCCTTTTATCTGGCCAGCTTCAACGGCCTTTTCCTTGGCAGGAACCGCAGTAAAGCCCGTGCGTTGGTCAAAGATCAAATCGGTCAGTTTTTGGCTGAGCAGATCAACTAGGCTTTGAATAGCGCGGTTTCCGGCGTCTCCTGGCAGGCGTTCAAGAACTTCCACTTTGATGACCCCGGTGCGTACCAGTTCATCGGTTATGCGTCTGATTTGGTCCCTGGTGTAATCTTCCTGGATGTTTTTCACCTTGGAGAAGTGTTCGTAAACCGTGCTGATGTCCGCATACACGTGGGCTTTGATAGAGGGCAGGAGAGCCTCGTAATAGGCCCTTATGCTTACCGAAACATCTGAGGTTGGGCTTTTTAAAGAATTCCAGAGAAGGGTGGCTCCGTGTTGATCAAGCACCGCGGCGATGGCTGCCTGAGAACCTGGTGTTAAAGGGGCGCGACCGCTTGAAATTATACTTCTGGTAAAACCTTTGTCACTAAGTGTCCCTGAAATAACCTTGAAACTTCCTTCTTTGGCCTGAAGAAGGGGAAGAGGCCCTACTATTTCTGCCCCTGAGCGAATTTTGGCAAACTCCTTGCGCAGGTCTTCGAGTTCATCAGGCGGAAGGGTAAGGGTTACCAGCATATGTAAAAGTCCACCGCTGGTGTCTCCTTTGGGGTCCACAAACTTAACCATGACAAAGGCCGGAAGACCATCTGGGGTCAGGGCGATGCGTGGGGTTTTTGGCAGGTAGTAATAGGCTTTGGGATTATAGGCATCCTGAAGCAATAGCACCCCCTTTAGCTCAATGGGTGGTGCTTCATAATTCACCAAGGCCAGGGCTTTGGCCAGGAAGAGGAAAACAGTAAGTAAGCTCAGGGTTAAAGCCTTTTTCATATCGCCTCCTAGTTTTCAGGAAGTTCGTCCCAATAGATGATGCTTCCTTTTAAAGGGAAGGGCCCGGTGGCTATTTCTTCACCGCCTTTTAGGTGCCAGGAAATCAAGACCAAAGGGGGATCGCCTTGGCGCGGAACCGGGACGTTTACGATCTTGCCAGAGGCCTTCCCGGTGTTTTTAAGGGTAACCTGGGTGGAAATTTCATGCCCATTCACTTTGGAAACAAAGGTAACCACCGCATGCCTTACACCTTTGGCGCCAAGTCTTTCACTTTCGCCTTCGATAGTGACAGGCAAGTAGCGAAAAGGTGGCGTAATGGTAATGGCTGCCGAAGAAGACTCGCGCCAGTTTTCTGCTATTTCGACACCGCCTTTTAAATGCCACACCACCCGGTATTGATACTTCAACCATGCTTCCCGATCGTGGTCTTCTTTCCAGCCATAACGCAGGAAAAAGGCGTTTCCCTGGGAGTCAAAAAGCTCAGGGGTGATAACTACCTCGTCGGTGGAAACATCTCCAAATTGGTGGTGTTTACGAAGTTCAACGGTTACCGCGTTCACGTAGTTTGCGAATTCGTCACTGTCCTGACCATCGATGGTTACTAGGATATTGCGCTGTTTAAATACCGGATCATCAAGAAGAATTGCCCTAAAGATGCGTTTGTCATGGCCGTAGCGCTGGTAAAGCCCGCCGATATTGACACTCATGACCTGGTATTGGCGCTCGATACGGTAACGCTTAAGGCTGTAGTAGAAGTATCCGGATTGTTTAATATGGCGCATACGATAGGCGGCAATCAGGCTTATGCCCGGGGTCTTTTTCTTTTTTGCTTGTGGTGTTGCTTTATGAGTGCCGGTTTGTTTGCCTTGAGCGGGCTTATTGGGTTTGCCATTATCAGCAGCAGGCGCTGGGGGATTGTTATTGTTCCCGCTTCCGCCGCCGTTTGTGCGGTTGTTTTGATTCTGATTAGGCTGGGAGCCTGGAGTTGGCTTATTAGGCTTATTAGGCTTCTCTGGTTTGTCTGGCTTCTCTGGTTTGTCTGGTTTCTTTTTGGGTTTTCCCGGGCAACTACAGGCTAACAACACCGAAAGACAACGCTTGGGGTTTTTCCCCTTGTCCATGCAACGGGCAAATCGTCGCTGGCACTTTTGACTGGGAGTGTTTACGCAGCGTAATAGATAAAGATACCGATTTTGTAATATTTGGGTTCGTTTCTTCCAGTTTTTTTTCTTCTGGGCCATGCACTTATCCCAGCGCTTTATGCAATAGTCTAGGCTGCGCTTTTCAAGGCAACGTAAAAAGCTTCGCGTACAGCGCGAGACGTCTTTGGTAACTGTTTGTTTCTCGTTTTTTACCCACCGATTACAACGATATTTTTCAAGAAGAGGACAGGCCCGTACTAGATTTTTGTCTTTCACTATTTGGGTACAAACCGAAGTAAGTTCATTACAAAGGTTGTCGTAAGGAGACAAAAACTTGTTGGGGCTGGGAGGAGAGCTGGTTTTTTGCTGATTTTGTTTGATTTGTTTGGCAATTTTAATAAGATCTTGGCGAAAATTATTGGTGAGGGCGTCAAAAATTGCAAAAATGCCCTGAAAAACAGAGGCTACGCTGGAATGAGATCCGGCGTGGGCCTCCGGGCACCAGGCCCAGAAAGAATGCCAAAAAGAGTTAATTTCAAAGTATTTTTTCCAGAAAGAAACTTTGTCTAGCTTTTTAGTCTTGAGGATGAATTCCAGGGCCTTGTTAAGGTTGCTGTAGCTATCTTCTTTTATTATCTGTTTGACGATGTTTTGGTCTTCTACGGGTTCAAACATTATTTCCAGAAGTTTTTGCTGAACACTTGCAAGGAGTTTTTCACTGGGGGCGTCGGTGCCTTTCATGATGATTTTTATAGCTCCGGTGCGCCGCAGTTCCTGAAAGAGAAGGTCGACATCTGCCCCAAACCAGAGGTAACGAAAACCGGCCTGCACCCGATGATTTTGAAAAACTTTGGACCAATCTATGATTACTTCTGCCTCAAAGGGTTTACGGTAGCCGGCAAACTCCATTTCAAACACAAGCGAAACATCAGAGGTGTCCATCTTGAAGTTTTCCCAAAGAAGCTCAGCACCTTCTTTGGTCAGGGAAAAAGAGACTGCTGTTTTTTGGCCTTCCATGAGCGGGGCTTTTCCTAAGGCCACGGTTTTCACCCAGCGCTTATTTTCTTTGGCAAAAGCCGTGACAATGACATAGGTTCCCCGCCTGAAGGCAACTGGGCCGACAATTTTAGCCCCAGGCACTTTTGTCTGAAGGTCAGATTCGGCTTCTTGCAGCGTATCTTTGTCCACTCCGTAAGTGGCCAGAAAATGGACAAGCCCGCCGCCTTCGGTTTCTTTGGTGCCAGCTTTTTCAGCTTCTTTTAGGCGGGCATATTTCATAAAGGAAAACTGCGGGCGACCATTTTTCTCAGCGATCTTGGGATTTGCAGGTACGTAATAAAAAGAAAGGGGATCATCTAGGGCGGGGTAACAATAAAGTGCGCCGCATTTTTGGACGCCATCTAGATAAATCTCCTGGGCATGCAAGCAGGTGCCCACAAATAAAAAACACCAAAAGATCAGGAATAAGCGCTTAATATTCATGGGGCCTCCTCTGAGGATTTCACATTACGGTAAAGGGTTATATCCAGGGCAAATTCACCTTTCTTTTCCTGCCAGGGGCCAATTTTTTGCGTCCCATCATCAAACACCCTAAGAACCCGGTAGCGATACGGGCGGTTTAGCTCGTGAGCCAGAGGGAAGATGACTTGTTGGCGAAAAGGGGTGTTTTCATCAAAACGAACTTTTTTGATCAGGATTTT
Protein-coding sequences here:
- a CDS encoding mechanosensitive ion channel family protein; protein product: MNIESLREAWAQIIAHKWLGALLVIFLYLILAKIVDLIFVKGLKRLASLTKITFDDAILRFLHWPVVLNVALLGLAHATYILNLGSRFEFIVQNLIKTIICLIWTVTAFRFVRWLTKRKGYFAERFGHLGADILVLLKNIAYVIIFVTASFIILSIWNVNITPLLASAGIVGVAVALAARETLANFFGGISLFLDRTYKVGDYIILDSGERGEVIDVGIRSTRIRTRDDIIITIPNSIMANSKIINESAPEPRFRLRVPVGVAYGSDLEKVEKVLLELVKAAPHVEKFPEPRVRYRNFGDSSINLELLCWVDDPRHKGPAMHHLIKRIHERFSEEGITIPFPQRDVHLYPAEESPKEN